TGAAACCGAAAAATGAAATATTTGGAACATTGATATAATCAGCAGACCCTAATTATATATAAGTAAGTTAGATTAAACGATATCGCAATTTACAAAGATAGTAAGTTTTACTTATTTATAAAGGTCAAAAACAAATGGAAATGTTGTATATATATAAAGAAAAAGGGGAAGCCGTTTTTACAACTTCCCTTGTCTATAGCGCTCCGGTGATTTTAAGGATAGGATAAAATTATTAAAAGCAACAGTGAGCAATGTGTGGCAGGACCGGGCGCTTTCTAATATTTGGCGGACATCCCCTTTATTTCGCTAAAATATCATACTTACAATTACTATGCTTACTACAAAAGCCAGGTAAATGAAAGTGTAGATATTATCTTTTATCAATGTTTTCATGGCTTTTCTTTTTTTAAGGTTTTTGAATATTTTTTTTGTTTTTATATTGTATTTTTTGTTTTCTATTGTAAAGTTAGTTATACTGAAATTTTGTTACAATCCATAATCAGTATAATGATGCACAAAATCAGTTAAAGGTGATTCTTTATAAGTTTTCGGTTAGGGTAATTTTTGTTTTGATACTTTTGCAGATAACTTTAGAATATTTTATTATATGAATTATTTTAATTTTCACACGCATACATTGTATTGCGATGGGAAAGCAGAACCGGAAGATTACGTTAAAGAAGCTATTGAAAAAAAAATGACGGCTATTGGTTTTACCTGTCATTCGCCATTACCATTTGAAAACGGATATAGTATTAAACAAAATAATATTGGAAATTATATCAATGATATAAGAGGTTTACAAAAAAAGTATTCTAATAAAATTAAAGTTTATATTGGGACTGAATTTGATTTTGTACCGGGTATGTCGGATGATTTTACCGTACTTAAAAATACTTTAATGCCTGATTATTTTATTGCTTCCGTGCATTTGGTAAGAAATAATGAGAATAAGAAATTATGGTTTATTGATGGTCCGGAAATAAATTATTCAGAAGGGATTGAAACAATTTTTAATAATAATGTTGAGCTTGCTGTAAGAACATATTATGAACAAGTTACTTTAATGGTATCTAAATTAAAACCGGATATTATCGGGCATATCGACAAAGTGAAAATGAATAATAAAAACAGATACTTCACAGAAAATGAAGAATGGTATAAAAAACTTGTAAATCATTTACTTGATACTGTTCAAAAAGCTGGAAGTATTGTTGAAGTAAATACCCGTGGTATTTATAAAAAACGCTGTGAATCAACATATCCAGGAAAAGAAATACTTAAAGAAATATATATAAGAAAAATTCCGGTTACAATTAGTTCCGATGCGCATTTACCCTGTGAATTGATTTTATGTTTTGATGATACAATAGAATTATTAAGGAATATAGGATTTAAAACTATAAAATATTTTACAGGAATTGATTGGATAGATATTTCAATTATATAAAATAAACTCCTTTTATTAGCTTATTATTCCTGCATATTTAAAGGTTCGCCAAATAATGTAGCAGCGGTGCATCGTTCAATTTTAACTTTTATATAATCGCCACTTTTAAAATCCATTTTCGGAAAAATAACTACTTTATTCTGGCTTGTTCTGCCTGACATAAAATCTTTTGATCGTTTTGATTTTCCTTCAACCAATACTTCAAAATCTTTCCCAATGTCATTTTGATTATTTTTCAGTGAAAGTTTTTGCTGTAGTTGTATCACTTCTTCCAGTCGTTTTATTTTTATTTCTTCGGGAACATCATCCTTTAATCTTCCTGCAGCGGCAGTGCCGGGTCTTTCGGAATATTTGAATATGTAAGCAAAATCAAAATGTGCCCATTCCATAATAGATAATGTTTCATTATGGTCGTCATCTGTTTCGGAACAAAAACCACAAATAATATCGGTTGAAATGCTACAACCGGGAACGATGCGGTGTATTGCTTCTATACGTTCCATATACCATTTTCTGTCATAACGACGGTTCATTAATTTTAAAATCCTGCTGCTTCCCGATTGTACTGGCAAATGTATGGAACGGCAAATATTCGGATATTTTGCGATAACCATTAATAATTCATCCGACATATCTTTAGGGTGAGAAGTGGCAAAACGTATGCGTAACAATGCGTTTATACCGGCAACTTTTTCCATAAGTGTAGAAAAATCAATAGTTGTATCGTTTTCAATCCATTTATATGAATTTACATTTTGTCCGAGTAAAGTAATTTCGCGATAGCCTTTTTCAAATAAACCTGCTGCTTCATCGATGATGGTTTGTGGATTCCGGCTTCTTTCTTTTCCGCGTGTATAAGGGACTACGCAATAAGAACAAAAATTTTCGCAACCCCGCATTATGGAAATAAATGCTGAAACGCCTTTACTGTCAAGACGTACAGGATTTATATCGGCATAGGTTTCGTCGGCTGATAAAATTACATCAATGGCTTTTTGCCCATGCAGTGCAGTATTTAAAAGCTCAGGAATGTTTCTGTAAGCATCAGGTCCAACAATTAAATCGACTGATTTTTCCTGTTCCAGTAAATTTTCTTTCAGGCGTTCAGCCATACAACCCAGAACACCAATTATCAGGTGAGGATTTTTTTTCTTCAGCGATTGAAACTCCCTTAATCGTTTATATACGCGGTCTTCAGCATGTTCGCGGATTGAGCAGGTGTTGATGAAGATTACATCCGCTTCTTTATGGTTATCAGTTGGAGTATAATTATTTTCTTTCATTACCGAAGCTACAATTTCACTATCGGAAAAATTCATCTGGCAACCATAAGTCTCGATAATAAATTTTTTTTGCATTTTTTTTGACGTATAATAAATTGCTGAGAACCCTGCAAAATTAAGTAAAAAACAAATCCGACATTTCTTTTTTTATAAGGTATCAAAAAAAAATATTTGTGTTGGATTAAAGTATTTCATTTTCTTTGCAAGAATTTTAAAAGTAAAATTGTAAAAACATTAAAATGGGAAAAAATCTTGTAATAGTTGAATCTCCTGCTAAAGCGAAGACAATTGAGAATTTTTTAGGGAAAGATTTTATTGTGAAATCAAGTATGGGTCATGTGCGCGACTTGGCAAAAAGCAAAACAACAAAAGATTCTTCAGGTATTGGTATAGATATAAAGAATGGGTTTAAACCCATTTATGAAGTTCTTGAAGATAAAAAAACAATCATAACGGAATTAAAAAAATTAGCTAAAGAATCGGAAATAGTTTGGCTAGCGACTGATGAAGACCGCGAAGGAGAGGCTATTTCATGGCATCTTTTAGAAACATTGAAAATTAATGAAAACAAAACCAAGCGAATTGTTTTTCATGAAATAACCAAATCGGCAATTTTAAATGCTATTGAAAATCCAAGAACTATAGATAAAAATTTGGTTAATGCACAACAAGCCCGCAGGGTACTCGACAGACTGGTAGGTTTTGAACTTTCACCATTGCTATGGAAAAAAGTAAAACCATCTTTATCGGCAGGTCGTGTTCAATCGGTTGCTGTAAGGCTTATTGTTGAAAGAGAAACAGAAATAAAAGATTTCAAAATAGTTTCTTCTTATAAAATTACTGCGAATTTTGATATAGAGAAAAACGGACAAACATCAGTATTGAAAGCAGAATTACCAAACAGGTTTCAAACAAAAGAAGAAGCAATAAATTTTCTGAAAAAATGTTTAGGTGCTGATTTTATTGTTGATTCAATTGAAACAAAGCCTGCTAAAAAATCACCGGCTCCTCCTTTTACTACGTCTACTTTACAACAGGAAGCTTCAAGAAAACTTGGTTTTTCGGTTGGAAAAACCATGATGATAGCCCAACAACTCTATGAATCTGGAAAAATAACATACATGCGTACCGATAGTGTAAATCTTTCGGATATGGCTTTGAGCACAATCAAAGATGAAGTCATTTCGTTGTACGGAGAGCAATATGTGAAGATCAGGAAATATACTACCAAAACAAAAGGTGCGCAGGAGGCTCACGAAGCGATACGTCCTTCTTATATCAATAATCAGAATATTAGCGGCGACGATGCTCAGAGAAGATTGTACGACCTGATATGGAAACGTACCATCGCTTCACAAATGAGTGATGCAGAATTGGAGAAAACCAATGTTACCATAAAAATCTCTACTACTCCCGAAAAATTTATTGCACGTGGCGAAGTACTGAAATTTGATGGATTCCTTAAAGTATACATGGAGTCGACCGATGACGAAGAAGACGAAGCTCAAAAAGATATGCTTCCTCCAATTAAAGTTGGCGAACTTTTAAAGTTAAAAGATATTTTAGCAATTGAAAAATTTTCTCAAACCCCACCTCGTTATACGGAAGCTAGTCTTGTAAAAAAATTGGAAGAACTCGGAATAGGGCGTCCTTCAACATATGCCCCAACGATTAGCACCATTCAGAAACGCGGTTATGTTGTTATTGAAGACAGACCGGGAACTACACGGAATTATACTTATATTTCTCTTAGCAAGGAAAAAATTTCCGAAGAAATTAAAACAGAAGTTTTTGGTACCGAAAAATCAAAAATTTTCCCAACAGATATTGGTAGTTTGGTCAATAGATTTTTACTTCAGTATTTCGATAATATTATTGATTATAATTTTACCGCGAGCGTTGAAAAAGAATTTGACGAAATTGCGCAGGGAATGAAGGAATGGGAAAAAGTGATCAATGATTTTTACTTCCCCTTTCACAAGCAAATAGAACAAACAAATAAAAATTCTGAGAAAGTCAGTGGTGAAAAATTTCTTGGTAAAGATCCGGAAACAGGAAAACCTGTATATGTGAAAATCGGAAAGTTCGGACCTATTGTTCAGATGGGGGAAACAGAAAGTGAAGAAAAACCAAGGTTTGCAGGACTATTAAAAGGACAAAGTATTGAAACAATAACATTTGAAGAAGCACTTGAACTTTTTAAATTACCGAAAGTCATAGGAACGTTTGAAGGTACTGATATCATTGTTTCGGTAAGTCGTTTCGGTCCTTACATAAAACATATGAATGGTTTTTATTCATTGAAGAAAACCGATAATCCTACTACTATTAATGAAAGTCGTGCAATTGAAATTATTCTTGAAAAAAGAACAAAAGATAGCAATAAATTGATAAAAGAATTTACTGAAAATCCAGAAGTAAAAGTTCTTAGGGGGCGATGGGGAATATATATTGCAATTGGGAAGAATAATTATAAAATTCCAAAAGGAACCGAACCCGAAAAGCTTTCACTGAAAGATTGTCTTGAAATAGCAGAAACCCAAAATAAAGAAACTCCGGTTAAAGGTAAAGTAAAATCTAAAAAACAGAAATAAGCATGGATACTGATATTTCTATATATTTTGAGCCTGTAAGTATTAACGATTATAGCAATAGTAATGATTTTCGTCCCGGAAGAATTGGTGATATTATTAATGCCTTTAAAAATGAAAATAATTTTCCTTCGCTTGAAAATATTGATATAGCTATTATTGGTGTTAACGAAGATCGTCTTTCAACAAATAATGAGGGAACTTCATTAGCTCCTGATCAGGTTAGAAAATATTTATACCGACTTTATCAGAATAATTTTAAAACACGTATTGTCGATTTAGGAAATATTCGCAGGGGGCATAATATAGAAGATACTTATTTTGCTGTAAAAAATGTTTTATCGGAATTAATGAAGGCTCATATAATTCCTGTAGTGATTGGTGGCTCTCAAGATATAACTTATGCCAATTATTTAGCATATGAAAGTCTTGGCCAGATTATAAATATTGTTTCAGTTGATTCAAGTTTTGATTTAGGAAATGCTGAACAGGACATGAGTTCAAAATCTTACCTGAGTAAGATAATAATGCATCAGCCAAATTTTCTTTTTAACTATACCAACATTGGATATCAAACCTATTTTGTTGATCAGGACGCAATTGATTTGATGGGGAAATTATATTTTGATGTATACAGGCTTGGTCATGTACGTGCAAACATTGAAGAAGTTGAGCCTTATGTAAGAAATGCAGATATGGTTTCATTTGATATTTCTTCTATTCGCC
This Bacteroidales bacterium DNA region includes the following protein-coding sequences:
- a CDS encoding histidinol-phosphatase, with product MNYFNFHTHTLYCDGKAEPEDYVKEAIEKKMTAIGFTCHSPLPFENGYSIKQNNIGNYINDIRGLQKKYSNKIKVYIGTEFDFVPGMSDDFTVLKNTLMPDYFIASVHLVRNNENKKLWFIDGPEINYSEGIETIFNNNVELAVRTYYEQVTLMVSKLKPDIIGHIDKVKMNNKNRYFTENEEWYKKLVNHLLDTVQKAGSIVEVNTRGIYKKRCESTYPGKEILKEIYIRKIPVTISSDAHLPCELILCFDDTIELLRNIGFKTIKYFTGIDWIDISII
- the miaB gene encoding tRNA (N6-isopentenyl adenosine(37)-C2)-methylthiotransferase MiaB, with product MQKKFIIETYGCQMNFSDSEIVASVMKENNYTPTDNHKEADVIFINTCSIREHAEDRVYKRLREFQSLKKKNPHLIIGVLGCMAERLKENLLEQEKSVDLIVGPDAYRNIPELLNTALHGQKAIDVILSADETYADINPVRLDSKGVSAFISIMRGCENFCSYCVVPYTRGKERSRNPQTIIDEAAGLFEKGYREITLLGQNVNSYKWIENDTTIDFSTLMEKVAGINALLRIRFATSHPKDMSDELLMVIAKYPNICRSIHLPVQSGSSRILKLMNRRYDRKWYMERIEAIHRIVPGCSISTDIICGFCSETDDDHNETLSIMEWAHFDFAYIFKYSERPGTAAAGRLKDDVPEEIKIKRLEEVIQLQQKLSLKNNQNDIGKDFEVLVEGKSKRSKDFMSGRTSQNKVVIFPKMDFKSGDYIKVKIERCTAATLFGEPLNMQE
- the topA gene encoding type I DNA topoisomerase, producing MGKNLVIVESPAKAKTIENFLGKDFIVKSSMGHVRDLAKSKTTKDSSGIGIDIKNGFKPIYEVLEDKKTIITELKKLAKESEIVWLATDEDREGEAISWHLLETLKINENKTKRIVFHEITKSAILNAIENPRTIDKNLVNAQQARRVLDRLVGFELSPLLWKKVKPSLSAGRVQSVAVRLIVERETEIKDFKIVSSYKITANFDIEKNGQTSVLKAELPNRFQTKEEAINFLKKCLGADFIVDSIETKPAKKSPAPPFTTSTLQQEASRKLGFSVGKTMMIAQQLYESGKITYMRTDSVNLSDMALSTIKDEVISLYGEQYVKIRKYTTKTKGAQEAHEAIRPSYINNQNISGDDAQRRLYDLIWKRTIASQMSDAELEKTNVTIKISTTPEKFIARGEVLKFDGFLKVYMESTDDEEDEAQKDMLPPIKVGELLKLKDILAIEKFSQTPPRYTEASLVKKLEELGIGRPSTYAPTISTIQKRGYVVIEDRPGTTRNYTYISLSKEKISEEIKTEVFGTEKSKIFPTDIGSLVNRFLLQYFDNIIDYNFTASVEKEFDEIAQGMKEWEKVINDFYFPFHKQIEQTNKNSEKVSGEKFLGKDPETGKPVYVKIGKFGPIVQMGETESEEKPRFAGLLKGQSIETITFEEALELFKLPKVIGTFEGTDIIVSVSRFGPYIKHMNGFYSLKKTDNPTTINESRAIEIILEKRTKDSNKLIKEFTENPEVKVLRGRWGIYIAIGKNNYKIPKGTEPEKLSLKDCLEIAETQNKETPVKGKVKSKKQK
- a CDS encoding formimidoylglutamase → MDTDISIYFEPVSINDYSNSNDFRPGRIGDIINAFKNENNFPSLENIDIAIIGVNEDRLSTNNEGTSLAPDQVRKYLYRLYQNNFKTRIVDLGNIRRGHNIEDTYFAVKNVLSELMKAHIIPVVIGGSQDITYANYLAYESLGQIINIVSVDSSFDLGNAEQDMSSKSYLSKIIMHQPNFLFNYTNIGYQTYFVDQDAIDLMGKLYFDVYRLGHVRANIEEVEPYVRNADMVSFDISSIRQSDAPGNANASPNGFYGEEACQITRYAGLSDKLSSIGFYEMNPTFDNSGQTAHLVAQMIWYFIDGFYFRKHDFPLKEKEQYLKYRVSINNHKYEIIFYKSKKSDRWWMEVPCPTFLKSKYERHYLVPCSYKDYQTALKEEMPDRWWQVYQKLM